The following proteins are encoded in a genomic region of Thermococcus henrietii:
- a CDS encoding antitoxin VapB family protein has product MGKTITIADDVYYELVKMKGNKSFSELLRELIGKKKKGNLDVLMIAFGTMTEEEAKEFEKEMKEVEEWLNSWTPAW; this is encoded by the coding sequence TTGGGCAAGACGATAACGATAGCGGATGACGTTTACTACGAGCTCGTCAAGATGAAGGGGAACAAGAGCTTTTCCGAGCTTTTGAGAGAGCTCATAGGCAAGAAAAAGAAGGGCAATCTCGACGTGCTGATGATTGCCTTCGGGACGATGACGGAAGAGGAGGCCAAGGAATTTGAGAAGGAAATGAAGGAGGTTGAGGAATGGTTGAACTCTTGGACACCAGCGTGGTAA